In Oreochromis aureus strain Israel breed Guangdong linkage group 22, ZZ_aureus, whole genome shotgun sequence, the genomic window CCTCCACCTCCAGAGTCTCGACCCATTTCCCCGTCACGTTACATGAGACGTCTGCCCCCGCCTCCAGGCTTCTACTTGTCAAAGGAGCACAGCTACGCTCAGCTCTGTCCCCTGTTGTGGAGGAGACGTTATGACCAAGTTGTAGACTGCTTGGAAAAAGCCCTACGACAACTGCATGCAGCCAGGCGGAGGGAAAGCCGTCTGCGGAGCACCGTGCTGAGGCTCCGTGATAAACGACTGAAGCACATTCTGCTTCTGTCACAGAATGGTTGCAAAAACAGGGGAAGCTGCATAGAGGGGGGAGAAGAAAGACGGCACAAAGGAGATCCTGACCTAGAGGAGAATGAAGCTAAATCCAAAGATATAAAGTTGATTGAGGACAAATGTGTTGATCAAATGGAGACAGGATGTAATTTTCTACCAGAGTCCAGTAGCTGGTCTGAGACAGACAAGGCAAACTGTTTGTACTGTGGAAAAGGGCAGGGGCAGAGTGGTGGGCATTTGGAGCATGAGGACTCACCGAACACCCAGAGAAATGTTGCAACAAGCTCCTGTGACACAGCTGAAAATGTGGATCACATACAGATAGATAGGCAGCAAGAAACAACCTGGAAAGACGTAGAAACCAGTGATACCAGTGTAACAAGTTCCCAAGTTTTGTTGCAAAATCCAGGTGTTCAGCATATAGTCTCAGCTGGAGTGTGCTTTCTTAAAACTAACGAGCAGAGTTTGCATTATCTAGGCTCtcagcagaagctgctgctcTCTGACAAACGTCACGGAGAGTCTGACGTGACGAGTCAGGATCATCACTGCGACCTGCAGCACCAGCTGTTATGGTTACAGGACAGCGCTGACGGGCAGGTGATTTTGTTGACTGTCCCGACTGACGATGAGCCGCAACATTTTGTCACGATGGAGAACGTGGCCGGTGAAGAAAAAAACGTTCTTTTGTCCGAACTGGATCTAAAAGGTGTGGAATACTTAACAGAGAGCAGCGGAGGCATGTCCAGAGTTGAGTCGTCACCTGATCAATACAGTGAGCAGAATTCAGTTTCAAATGGTGCGTTAGTGGAAATACGGGACGATGTAAGGATGAAACTTAAAGAGCACCTGGAGGGTTTCCACCTTCAACTGAGCACCGAGTTTAGAAACTAACAAGAattatatatatctgtataATTTTAATGTGACTGCACATTTCAATCTGGCAGCAGGTTGAATGTGTTGTatgtcagcggtccccaaccttttttgcaccacggaccggtttatgcccgacaatattttcacggaccggcaatgaggtgtcgcggatgaatacaacaaaataaaactagtgccggtaccgaaaaaaagaagatttattcataacacacgtgaaaagacccaggaaaaccgagttaacgataaaagcgataacaaaataacgctgaaaaccgataaaaccctgaaaaccatacatttcacacctgagcctcaactctcgcggcccggtaccaaacgactcacggaccggtaccggtccgaggcccgggggttggggaccgctgttgtATGTTATACAGCCCATAAATTTGGGCTCAGTCATTGTTCCTCACACCTTTATTTAGCTGTACCCCTGACAGTGATCGAGAGAGCCACATGATGACACTCGATATCTGTCGTGCACACATGAGTGTGTTCTGCCTCACAGCAGAGAAAGACAACACTACACTGCTTACCTGCTGGTCCAAGTGACTCCCAACAAATGAACTGTGCACTCCTctcttttattattgtttttatgataaTGAAACAGTTAAAACTTATAGAATAACACCAGAATCAACCTTCAATTTTTAGTCAACATAGTATTACAGATATGATTGgttaaaacactaaacttttttcttttttcttcagtcATCTCCTAATCCTAAtgttacatttgatttttaaatgaattactAGTATACCCTTACTACCGTGTTGTAGCAGCGTAAACAGCCTCTcctattctctctctctctattacGCCTTAAAAATGCTCACCCATCTGTGCTATCAGCCAAATCATTGAAAACACAGCTTAAATCCAAGTTCCTGGCATTATGCTCACCCTGCTCTCGTCTCTACTTCCTCTTCTAAGCTCTACTCTTTTGCTTTGCTTAGCTGAGGTCCAAAGGTTTGCAGATATTTTGCACAAATGAAAGAGAACAAGGTCAGGAAGTACAAGCAGTACATTTCCCAGCTCCCACTCACCATTAAAGCTTTTCAGAGAATAACTACTTTACTCGGTGTAACTGACTGTAACACTGAGTAAACATTTAAGAATACAAGCATCCACTGTATAGTAGAGAAGGGAATCTCCTTCCTTTAGGGCTGCCCCACCTGACATTACACCTGTATTAAATGCTGGCTCTCTTCCACTATGCATTTGGTCTCGTGTCCCTCTaatctcttctctctccctttgTGCCCGATCAGTCACACCAGAGAGCtggccctccctgagcctggttctgcctgaggtttcttcctcttacAAGGGGGTTTtaccttcccactgtcaccaagtgcttgctcatagggggtcaacTTATTGCTGGTTTTGTTCTCTGTTATTGtcgggtctttaccttacagtatgaAGCACCTTGTTGTTGTGACTTGGGCCTGTATTcatcaaattaaactgaaagaTAAGTAGGTGATGGAAAGTGGGCCCTGTTATTCAAACGTAATCTAGGAGGATTAATCTAACATGACACACTGAAATCCTGAAATCTGGCTGTTCAGAGGAAAAACAGCAGCCTGTGCAACGAAACAGGATTTTCCGGGTAACCTAAGAGTGAATCCTGGGTATGAACCTGGTTCACTGCTCACTGGTCTAATGTGCAGCCGTCACCTTACAAATAAATAGTAGCACTGAGAGCACACTCGGCACTAAATAATTAACTTTAAttgacatatttatttaacCTCTTTTCACTAAATCATCACGTTAAAACACGTACAGCGTCGCAGAACTTTTTTACATAAATGTCACATTTTGCtttctgtgaaggttctcgGTCAACAgctcatcgtagtctaaggagcttggaaaggaaagcgtctggacttctttaagtttcttgaagacgtttcatctgagaaccttcttcagttctaagaccaACTCGCCCCTTAAGAGAGTCGCTGACCCACTATTGATGTAATTAGTCACATGATCAATTACCTTGAATACATACACATGTTCTTCATACTTGCTGCCACCTGCTGAGCCCAGTGGAGTAAAGGCAGCAAAcagtgcagaaaaacaaaactttcatgTTTTGAACCTTGCATTTTTCAGTCCGACCTGCTTTGCTCGCTCCTGTAACATCACCAGCTGTggccaacttcttctctgtctttGTGGCTTTTGCTGTAGGACAGTTATTTCATGCTGTACAGTGTATGAAAGTGTAAATGAGGTAAACATAGTTTTGGATAAAATAACGATTTTATTGCTAatgaaatattaatataattaattaagatttttttacattgtgtaAATCTTGGCGCCCCTTAGGTCCCTGTTTAAATACTGGTAATCCAGATTTGATAATCCTTAAAATCTCAACTGAACAACCAGGACAAAAGTGTGCTGcagtacaaataaaaaagcTATCCACACCTTTCTCTACATTATTCTGGATGCTAATATTCCCAACATTGAAGTAACGTGTACAAAATACAAGAGCTGTTCATGTTTACATGATAGAGATCTTGTAAACTTTTTTAAGCAGTATGCGTTTTacctacagtggcttgcaaaagtattcggcccccttgaacttttccacattttgtcacattacagccacaaacatgaatcaattttattggaattccaggtgaaagaccaatacaaagtggtgtacacgtgagaagtggaacgaaaatcatacatgattccaaacattttttacaaataaataactgcaaagtggggtgtgcgtaattattcagccccctgagtcaatactttgtagaaccaccttttgctgcaattacagctgccagtcttttagggtatgtctctaccagctttgcacatctacagactgaaatccttgcccattcttctttgcaaaacagctccagctcagtcagattagatggacagcgtttgtgaacagcagttttcagatcttgccacagattctggattggatttagatctggactttgactgggccattctaacacatggatatgttttgttttaaaccgttccattgttgccctggctttatgtttagggtcgttgtcctgctggaaggtgaacctccgccccagtctcaagtctttagcagactccaagaggttttcttccaagacctgtctggtgtgttctttggacatcatggtgttgttgctcccaatattctcttaggctacgtccacactaatgtgttttcgtttgaaaatgcatcgttttctctccgttttgacCTCCCGTCCACATTGAGACGGCGCTTTCCTCAAGGAAAAACACAGCGTTTAGAAAACGCTCTCGAAAatgcatacatttcaaaacgcagctgtcccgtcgcagtgtggatacacgaaaacgcagactttctaaaacgatgacgcactttagtcatgtgatgcagtcatgtgaccaattaaactaagatggCGGAGGGCAGTATACAGCGGTTGTTTtaattgctctcaattttgactgccctaaaaaagattaatatcagtttgtacatgctccagatagcttttcttcaaattctttaattctcactctgaggccgtcacagagcagctgtatttgtactgacattagattacacacaggtgcgctctatttagtcattagcactcatcaggcaatgtctatgggcaactgactgcactcagaccaaagggggctgaataattacgcacaccccactttgcagttatttatttgtaaaaaatgtttggaatcatgtatgatttttgttccacttctcacgtgtacaccactttgtgttggtctttcacctggaattccaataacattgattcatgtttgtggctgtaatgtgacaaaatgtgggaaagttcaagggggccgaatacttttgcaagtcACTGTATGAGTTGAATTTTAGATCTACAAATATTTACTCATTTTTTCACTCAAACAGGGACCATTTCTGAAAGGTTTTGATAGTGGAGGGGCATGCTGGGAAATGTATTCCTACACATTGTGGTAATGAATATAGCCCAAGTTGTTTACACCTGCGCACAGTCACAATGTGGGGGAAAGTTAATGAACACATGGATGGTTGTCTCTGGCTTTCAGAAATGTAGCTGGTTCTCGAGTAATACGCTAATATACTTATGTCAACGACTAACTAATAAAAACCCATCTGAAGCTTAGCACAGTTGTGAGGGCCCCGAGAGCTAAAGCTTGGTGCCAGTTTTTGTTAGAAAATTTCACTGAACGTTTGTATTTCAAAGAAATAAAGTTGAGACTAAAGTAGAGACTGTGTGGCATGTGTCTGTTACTGTAGGGCCTGTGGGAGGAGCTACAACACTCAGAATGATTGACGGTATCCTGCTGAAACTGTTCGTTGCAGCTTCTGGGACTGGGTGTGGCATTAACCCTTTCCCTTACGAACATCAGCACATACATGAGAAGGAGGGGGAGCGGGTCTTTATTAGTGAGGGAAAAAATACTGCCTACTCTTATCTTTCCCAGCTTGGATACTGTACTTTAAAAAAGTCTGCCtatgttttttaaattccaaTATTCCCCCACCCCCTCTGTGCCACCACACAAACCGCATAACAGGAATGTGCTCATACCTGCTGTCTCTGGCTTTActcttttagttttgtttctttttaatcagaGAACATCATTTTAGGGCCTTTTCCTATAATCTGACAGTACCGTGTACACTCCGTGTACAGCAGCTATTGCAGAGAACAGCAGTTTCCAGCTTTGCTAAAAGTTTCCAGATGTGGAACAAGCTGTTGAATGCTGTCCGAAGTATGGCACATTTGCGCTGTGTAATGACACACTCACGAGTCACTTGTTGAAAACACAGCCTGAGATGTACATATGTGACTGTCTTGTATAACTGTGGTAAATTCATGGCATTGCGTCGGCATTATCTAAGAGCACAGCTCCTTCCTGGCTTTTCTTTGTGGCGGAGGGAGGATCTAGGAATGCTGCCAGCTGGTGACAGATGCAGTGCTTCACTGAACCTCTCCAGCAGCGAGAAACACAGGAAGACGAGTTACCGCAGTTAACATGCCTCAGGTAGGTaaagacaactttttttttagtgcCGACATGTCAAATTGGACCTCTTGGCAGCAGACGTTTACACCATCGGCTCTTTAACCGGGGAAAAAAGGTGCTTTGGTGCGAAATCAAtatgtggatttttttaaaaatggcctCTGTGCGCTTCACGGAGAAGCGACGTGTCACACAAGGCGTCAGATTATCAACGGGGGGACTGGGTTTGGATACGCAGGATGTAAATACTCATAATTTAGAAGTGacaaaagcaaacatcagcaatgGTTTATTCTCGAACTTTTTTTTCGGGCTGAAACTTTCAGAGGTATGCGGTCGGCGGCCCCTCCCCGAAAAGAAGTG contains:
- the thap7 gene encoding THAP domain-containing protein 7 encodes the protein MPRHCSAGGCKSRDNHETRNAGVTFHKLPKGAARRNLWISNSHRADSWDPQTDFVYFCSKHFPPESFELSGSSGIRRLKEDAVPTLFDFSPAAKHKRAGRQQKEDNIPVRKSSHSGAQDGTHQEINQHHTAEEPTVEKSVGSTEETTQDMPGFSQETSGLEQLSQQELGPPPPESRPISPSRYMRRLPPPPGFYLSKEHSYAQLCPLLWRRRYDQVVDCLEKALRQLHAARRRESRLRSTVLRLRDKRLKHILLLSQNGCKNRGSCIEGGEERRHKGDPDLEENEAKSKDIKLIEDKCVDQMETGCNFLPESSSWSETDKANCLYCGKGQGQSGGHLEHEDSPNTQRNVATSSCDTAENVDHIQIDRQQETTWKDVETSDTSVTSSQVLLQNPGVQHIVSAGVCFLKTNEQSLHYLGSQQKLLLSDKRHGESDVTSQDHHCDLQHQLLWLQDSADGQVILLTVPTDDEPQHFVTMENVAGEEKNVLLSELDLKGVEYLTESSGGMSRVESSPDQYSEQNSVSNGALVEIRDDVRMKLKEHLEGFHLQLSTEFRN